A part of Scleropages formosus chromosome 3, fSclFor1.1, whole genome shotgun sequence genomic DNA contains:
- the c1qb gene encoding complement C1q subcomponent subunit B — MAGTGVVLLGVLISFVASSAADTCSAFRGYPGVPGIPGAHGPNGKDGQKGERGEKGDSGLMLKGQKGEPGLLGPPGRVGLPGDPGVPGFSGPVGPKGEKGMSVNAMPFQRSTFSYKYALSRMPRKDQPIRFERAIESTISLQNGVFQCKVRGYYYLTYHVTGRSKVCINIMKGEEIVVGFCDSTQRGFLVTSASVIQELMVGDEVSIQTTDDNAVMGTDGADSIFTGFLLFPTS, encoded by the exons ATGGCAGGAACCGGGGTGGTTTTGCTTGGTGTTCTTATCTCCTTTGTGGCCTCATCTGCCGCTGACACGTGTAGTGCTTTCCGCGGTTACCCCGGTGTCCCTGGTATTCCGGGAGCTCATGGGCCGAATGGGAAGGATGGACaaaagggagaaagaggagaaaaag GAGACAGTGGACTGATGCTGAAGGGTCAGAAGGGGGAACCTGGGCTACTGGGACCTCCAGGCAGGGTGGGTCTTCCTGGAGACCCTGGGGTGCCGGGGTTTTCTGGCCCGGTGGGTCCCAAAGGAGAGAAGGGCATGTCTGTGAATGCCATGCCATTCCAGAGGTCCACTTTCTCCTACAAATACGCTCTGAGCAGGATGCCCCGGAAGGACCAGCCGATTCGATTTGAACGGGCCATCGAGAGCACCATCTCCCTCCAAAACGGTGTGTTCCAATGCAAGGTCAGGGGTTACTACTATCTCACATACCATGTGACGGGCCGCTCCAAGGTGTGTATAAACATCATGAAGGGCGAAGAGATAGTGGTGGGCTTCTGCGACTCCACGCAGAGGGGCTTCCTGGTAACATCCGCCTCGGTGATACAAGAGCTGATGGTCGGTGATGAGGTGTCCATACAAACAACTGATGACAATGCCGTTATGGGCACAGATGGAGCTGAcagcatttttactggattCCTTCTCTTCCCAACcagttaa